One part of the Bdellovibrio sp. KM01 genome encodes these proteins:
- a CDS encoding L,D-transpeptidase — translation MKALIITLLLLVSVFSLTSFADKEFSLTTSPATDTLNAPPDNEVLPTNESLDDLMTTDELANEVGAPRTEMRAAVINPEIIAAQDGIDVYREYAIVLRINKAPIGPTAQQMQVMENGMPTATYLVSTGREQYEKAKSGRWYWTTTPVGTFSPYKLVRDHYSYTWKAHMEYAMFFNGGVAVHATTPDHYKELGRRASGGCVRVHKDNAIILWNKVSAQPQKLVPLFNENGRVARDVNGNPIRVMGWNTLIIVENK, via the coding sequence ATGAAAGCCTTAATCATTACCTTGTTGTTGCTCGTTTCAGTATTTTCCTTAACTTCCTTCGCCGATAAAGAATTTTCTCTCACGACATCGCCGGCAACCGACACGCTGAATGCACCACCTGATAACGAAGTTCTGCCGACAAATGAATCTTTAGATGACTTGATGACAACGGATGAGCTCGCTAATGAAGTTGGCGCCCCTCGCACTGAAATGCGTGCCGCTGTGATTAATCCTGAAATCATCGCCGCTCAAGACGGTATCGACGTCTATCGTGAATACGCCATTGTCCTAAGAATTAACAAAGCTCCAATCGGTCCCACTGCGCAGCAAATGCAGGTGATGGAAAATGGAATGCCGACAGCAACTTATCTGGTTTCTACCGGCCGTGAACAATACGAAAAAGCCAAAAGCGGTCGCTGGTATTGGACCACAACTCCCGTCGGCACTTTTTCGCCCTATAAATTAGTGCGCGACCACTATTCCTATACCTGGAAAGCCCATATGGAATACGCGATGTTCTTTAATGGGGGAGTCGCAGTCCATGCCACCACTCCCGATCACTACAAAGAACTGGGCAGGCGTGCTTCCGGAGGATGTGTTCGTGTCCACAAAGACAACGCCATTATCCTGTGGAATAAAGTTTCGGCGCAGCCGCAAAAGCTTGTGCCTTTATTCAATGAGAATGGCCGGGTGGCTCGTGACGTGAATGGCAATCCTATTCGTGTCATGGGGTGGAACACGCTCATTATCGTCGAAAACAAATGA
- the proS gene encoding proline--tRNA ligase → MSDTAIKPTRSENYPEWYQQVITAADMAENSPVRGCMVIKPWGYAVWENMQAVLDRMFKDTGHVNAYFPLLIPLSFLEKEAEHVEGFAKECAVVTHHRLKGDGNGKLVPDGELEEPLIIRPTSETIIGHQFAKWVKSYRDLPVLINQWCNVMRWEMRTRMFLRTAEFLWQEGHTVHATAKEAQDETLQMLGVYADFAENYMAMPVIKGMKTSDERFPGAVDTYTIEALMQDKKALQAGTSHFLGQNFAKASGIKYLSAEGKEETAWTTSWGVSTRLIGGLIMTHSDDNGFVVPPRIAPLHVVIVPIYRNDAEKAQVLEYVNSLAKEVKSQSFNGGSVRVKVDDRDIRGGDKAWQYIKQGVPVRVEVGPRDMAKGEVFVGRRDKGPKEKAGQARDAFVQGISALLQEIQDGLFERAKAFRDSNIKKITDLKEFEAHFKGEENSAPGFALVPWCEEGIGHELLAQLKVTPRCAPLKQEPISGNCIFSGKPATKWVLFAKSY, encoded by the coding sequence CCAACACGTTCTGAAAACTACCCAGAGTGGTACCAACAAGTCATCACGGCAGCTGATATGGCTGAAAATTCTCCGGTTCGTGGTTGCATGGTTATCAAACCTTGGGGCTACGCTGTATGGGAAAACATGCAAGCCGTTCTAGATCGCATGTTCAAAGATACGGGCCACGTGAACGCCTACTTCCCATTGCTAATTCCATTAAGCTTTTTGGAAAAAGAAGCAGAACACGTGGAAGGCTTTGCTAAAGAGTGCGCCGTCGTGACTCATCACCGTTTGAAAGGTGATGGCAATGGCAAGCTGGTTCCAGATGGTGAACTTGAAGAGCCACTAATCATTCGTCCAACGTCTGAAACGATCATCGGCCATCAATTCGCAAAATGGGTTAAGTCTTACCGTGACCTTCCTGTTTTGATTAACCAATGGTGCAACGTGATGAGATGGGAAATGCGTACGCGTATGTTCCTAAGAACAGCTGAGTTCTTGTGGCAAGAAGGCCATACGGTTCACGCGACGGCAAAGGAAGCTCAAGACGAAACTTTGCAAATGTTGGGCGTCTATGCTGACTTCGCTGAAAATTATATGGCGATGCCAGTGATCAAAGGGATGAAAACTTCTGACGAGCGTTTCCCAGGTGCGGTTGATACGTATACTATCGAAGCTCTTATGCAGGATAAAAAAGCTCTTCAGGCAGGCACGTCTCATTTCTTGGGTCAAAACTTTGCCAAAGCTTCTGGTATCAAATACCTAAGTGCTGAGGGTAAAGAAGAAACAGCCTGGACAACGTCCTGGGGCGTTTCAACTCGCCTTATCGGTGGATTGATCATGACTCACTCTGATGACAACGGTTTTGTGGTTCCACCAAGAATCGCTCCGCTGCACGTGGTGATCGTACCTATCTATCGTAACGACGCTGAAAAAGCACAGGTTCTTGAATACGTAAACAGCTTGGCTAAAGAAGTGAAATCTCAAAGCTTCAACGGTGGCTCTGTGCGTGTGAAAGTCGACGACCGCGATATCCGTGGTGGCGATAAAGCATGGCAATACATCAAACAAGGTGTTCCAGTGCGTGTAGAAGTAGGTCCTCGTGACATGGCGAAAGGCGAAGTATTCGTCGGCCGTCGTGACAAAGGCCCGAAAGAAAAAGCCGGCCAGGCCCGCGATGCCTTCGTTCAAGGCATCAGTGCTTTGTTGCAAGAAATCCAGGACGGCTTGTTCGAAAGAGCCAAAGCTTTCCGTGACAGCAACATCAAAAAAATCACAGACCTGAAAGAATTCGAAGCGCACTTCAAGGGTGAAGAAAACTCCGCCCCAGGATTCGCGTTGGTTCCATGGTGTGAAGAAGGTATCGGCCACGAATTGCTAGCTCAATTAAAAGTAACTCCGCGTTGCGCCCCCTTGAAGCAAGAGCCAATCAGCGGAAACTGTATCTTCTCGGGTAAGCCAGCAACCAAGTGGGTCTTGTTCGCAAAGTCTTATTAG
- the pyrF gene encoding orotidine-5'-phosphate decarboxylase: MNKNLRAHPMRNPLILALDVDTRDQALKIADQIGDVVGGIKLGPRLCLRYGMEFVQEMSQRAPIFLDNKHFDIPSTMEAAVRASFDAGASLVTVHALSGAEALQRMAKVEAELSKIRPFRILAVTILTSWDQNSLPPVMNPQPIAQHVTELASLVQKSGLSGVVCSPHELDLLQNQGLYLVTPGIRFSMNDSGDQKRIMGPKEALEKGASALVVGRPILEAKDIKEAANQFVMAM; this comes from the coding sequence ATGAATAAAAACCTGCGCGCTCACCCCATGAGAAATCCCCTAATCCTCGCTCTTGATGTCGATACCAGAGATCAAGCATTGAAAATCGCCGATCAAATCGGGGATGTTGTCGGGGGCATCAAGCTCGGCCCACGTCTTTGTCTTCGTTACGGCATGGAGTTTGTGCAGGAGATGTCGCAAAGAGCTCCTATCTTTCTCGATAATAAACACTTCGATATTCCCTCCACGATGGAAGCCGCCGTGCGCGCAAGCTTCGATGCTGGTGCCTCGCTAGTCACAGTTCACGCCCTTAGTGGAGCAGAAGCCCTGCAAAGAATGGCCAAGGTAGAGGCGGAGCTAAGTAAAATCCGTCCGTTTCGCATTCTCGCTGTGACCATTTTAACTTCCTGGGATCAAAACTCATTGCCGCCGGTAATGAATCCTCAGCCGATCGCTCAGCATGTGACTGAATTGGCGAGTTTAGTTCAAAAATCAGGACTCTCCGGGGTCGTTTGCTCGCCCCACGAGCTAGACCTTTTACAAAATCAGGGTCTCTATCTTGTCACGCCGGGAATTCGCTTTAGTATGAACGACTCTGGCGACCAAAAGCGAATCATGGGCCCCAAGGAAGCACTTGAAAAGGGCGCTTCCGCATTGGTGGTAGGGCGTCCAATATTAGAAGCAAAAGATATTAAAGAAGCTGCAAATCAGTTTGTGATGGCGATGTAG
- a CDS encoding RNA methyltransferase, whose protein sequence is MKKNNFRSGSKNNSQRSSQGSSRPPGSRPQQSGGRSQGGRPQQGSRSENSIPREWRIVVGNHAIKEALYMRPKKVKGMWLKNGWESSADLRDLEEMARKHHITPEIRQEAVIDKFGSSHQGAALFVEGAPGMDLDHLGNLETSIVLMLDGIEDPHNLGAILRTSWLTNVKGVLIPEDRAVGLTPTVHKVACGGVEHVAVESTTNFSKYAETLKEKGYWIYGLSPRGKKSIFELDLPEKVIWAIGAEDKGLRVTTERLCDELVFIPQTSASASYNASVATAMALTETLRQHAQRGKSKKSQSDR, encoded by the coding sequence ATGAAGAAAAATAATTTCCGTTCCGGTTCTAAAAACAACTCTCAAAGATCCTCTCAGGGTTCATCTCGCCCGCCAGGATCTCGTCCTCAACAAAGCGGTGGTCGCTCTCAAGGTGGTCGTCCTCAGCAGGGATCTCGCTCTGAAAATTCCATTCCTAGAGAGTGGAGAATCGTTGTCGGTAATCACGCGATCAAAGAAGCTCTCTATATGCGCCCTAAAAAAGTTAAAGGCATGTGGTTGAAAAATGGCTGGGAATCTTCTGCAGATTTGCGTGATCTGGAAGAAATGGCTCGTAAGCACCACATCACTCCAGAAATTCGCCAAGAAGCTGTCATCGATAAATTTGGATCCTCTCACCAGGGTGCGGCACTTTTTGTTGAAGGTGCGCCGGGTATGGACCTAGACCATCTGGGGAATCTTGAAACATCTATCGTTTTGATGTTGGACGGTATCGAAGACCCCCATAATTTGGGTGCGATTCTACGAACTTCCTGGTTAACCAATGTAAAAGGTGTATTAATTCCAGAGGATCGCGCGGTGGGTCTAACTCCGACCGTTCATAAAGTAGCTTGCGGTGGCGTTGAACACGTTGCCGTTGAATCCACGACGAACTTTAGTAAGTACGCGGAAACACTAAAAGAAAAAGGCTATTGGATTTATGGCCTAAGTCCTCGCGGAAAAAAATCTATATTTGAGCTCGATTTGCCAGAAAAAGTAATTTGGGCAATTGGGGCGGAAGATAAAGGTTTGAGAGTGACAACAGAACGTCTATGTGATGAATTGGTTTTCATTCCGCAAACGAGTGCATCAGCCTCTTATAATGCGTCTGTCGCGACAGCAATGGCTCTGACAGAAACACTAAGGCAGCACGCGCAGCGCGGAAAGTCTAAAAAATCGCAGTCTGACAGATAA